In the genome of Siniperca chuatsi isolate FFG_IHB_CAS linkage group LG17, ASM2008510v1, whole genome shotgun sequence, one region contains:
- the si:dkeyp-92c9.2 gene encoding cyclin-dependent kinase 5 activator 1: MGTVLSLSPGSRKSGYYDNRPGSLSHYPSLSSRSLNSQKDRGLKRGQSIFLPALTWKRLVASTKKKGNSKKGSGGPVALGDPLNNNNISIYQKDPVLHLNRENVKKSLSCANLSTYDGPAGLGLGLGYGLGMGQGHGCGYSKSQQLSSVKKIPQGTVTSSPKRVIVQASTSELLRCLGEFLCCRCYRLKHLSPADPVLWLRAVDRSLLLQGWQDQAFVTPANVVFVYMLCRDVVDGDLVASEHELQAILLTCLYLSYSYMGNEISYPLKPFLVEAGKEAFWDRCLTIIDATSSKMLRINADPHFFTQVFAELKSEGGCGPQDYSRVLDR, encoded by the coding sequence ATGGGCACTGTACTATCACTGTCTCCCGGCTCTCGGAAATCAGGCTACTATGACAACCGGCCGGGCTCGCTCAGCCACTACCCGAGCCTCAGCAGCCGCTCTCTCAACAGCCAGAAAGACCGCGGGCTGAAGAGGGGCCAGTCCATCTTCCTCCCAGCGCTCACGTGGAAGCGACTGGTGGCCTCTACGAAGAAGAAGGGCAACTCCAAGAAAGGCTCCGGAGGTCCAGTGGCCCTCGGGGACcctctcaacaacaacaacatcagcatCTACCAAAAGGACCCTGTGTTGCACCTCAACCGCGAGAATGTGAAGAAGTCGCTGTCGTGTGCCAACCTGTCCACCTACGATGGCCCAGCAGGACTGGGTCTGGGGCTTGGCTACGGCCTGGGGATGGGCCAGGGGCACGGATGTGGCTACAGCAAGTCCCAACAACTTTCCTCTGTGAAGAAAATTCCCCAAGGGACAGTGACCTCGTCCCCAAAGCGTGTCATCGTCCAAGCCTCCACCAGCGAGCTCCTGCGCTGCCTGGGGGAGTTCCTTTGCTGCCGATGTTACCGCCTGAAGCATCTGTCTCCAGCCGACCCGGTGCTCTGGTTGCGGGCCGTGGACCGctcgctgctgctgcagggctGGCAGGACCAGGCCTTCGTCACGCCGGCCAACGTGGTCTTCGTCTACATGCTATGCCGAGACGTCGTGGATGGCGACCTGGTGGCGTCGGAGCATGAGCTGCAGGCCATCCTGCTCACCTGCCTCTACCTGTCCTACTCCTACATGGGCAACGAGATCTCGTACCCGCTCAAGCCCTTCCTGGTTGAGGCGGGTAAGGAGGCCTTCTGGGACCGTTGCCTCACCATCATCGATGCCACCAGCTCCAAGATGCTGCGCATCAACGCAGACCCgcactttttcacacaagtATTTGCTGAACTCAAGAGTGAAGGCGGCTGTGGCCCTCAGGACTATAGTCGGGTTCTGGATCGGTGA